A region of Chiloscyllium punctatum isolate Juve2018m chromosome 44, sChiPun1.3, whole genome shotgun sequence DNA encodes the following proteins:
- the sco2 gene encoding protein SCO2 homolog, mitochondrial: MGRDEMRRGAENGGERGIEMGKSLDIMEPLNQLPGQGRGYQELNQPGMFAAMIVKGHNSCWQRLRGSVSFLRSGSSHVGRSGGLALRHARCLSNGHSGMKTLRIAGSKGWHLQSTSIITDCNQKINHWGSNQSYCFYTNEMGLIIETLAIPSSQINGTDPNYPLASLQVNPQLTICKASSQPMREKPHFQIQGRLLMAHNLPGLSSLPLVHISLGCPTFLPHRLFSQSASDRSSRSPQISLWSKFMVTCFFGSAVMGLWYYVYLEKKQQEKVKRQEQLKKLALGQGDFNLLDHTGKSRTKKDFFGKWVLLYFGFTHCPDICPDELDKMSSVVQILDKDRAPTPVQPIFITVDPERDGVEEMAKYIKDFHSRMIGLTGTPEQIKDLGKAFRVYYSAGPKDEDNDYIVDHTIIIYLLNPDGLLTDYYNRSKNDQEIAESIRSHMKNYVDLFS; the protein is encoded by the exons ATGGGGAGGGATGAGATGCGAAGGGGTGCAGAAAATGGAGGGGAGCGGGGAATTGAGATGGGAAAGAGTCTTGATATCATGGAGCCCCTCAATCAGCTACCTGGGCAGGGCAGGGGCTACCAGGAGCTGAACCAGCCTGGAAT GTTTGCTGCAATGATCGTGAAGGGCCACAATTCATGCTGGCAACGCCTGCGGGGCAGTGTCAGCTTCTTGAGGTCTGGGAGTTCACATGTGGGCAGAAGTGGTGGATTGGCCCTGAGACATGCTAGGTGCCTGAGTAATGGACACTCAGGGATGAAAACTCTCAGGATCGCAGGAAGTAAGGGATGGCATTTACAGTCTACATCTATAATCACTGATTGCAACCAAAAGATAAACCATTGGGGCTCTAACCAGTCATATTGTTTCTACACCAATGAAATGGGATTGATTATTGAAACATTAGCTATTCCATCATCTCAGATCAATGGAACTGATCCAAATTATCCATTGGCAAGTTTGCAAGTCAATCCACAATTAACAATCTGTAAAGCATCAAGTCAGCCCATGAGAGAGAAGCCACATTTCCAAATTCAGGGAAGGCTATTGATGGCTCACAATTTGCCTGGCCTTTCCTCTCTACCACTTGTGCACATTAGCCTTGGCTGCCCGACCTTCCTGCCccacagattattttcacagtCTGCCTCAGACAGAAGCTCAAGGAGCCCtcagatcagtctgtggtccaaGTTCATGGTGACATGCTTCTTTGGGTCTGCAGTAATGGGCTTGTGGTACTATGTCTACTTGGAAAAGAAGCAGCAGGAAAAGGTGAAACGACAGGAGCAGCTAAAGAAATTAGCACTGGGTCAAGGTGACTTCAATTTGCTGGATCACACTGGAAAATCTAGAACCAAGAAGGACTTCTTTGGCAAGTGGGTTCTCCTTTACTTTGGGTTCACCCACTGCCCTGACATCTGCCCTGATGAGCTGGACAAGATGTCCAGTGTTGTGCAGATTTTAGACAAGGACAGAGCACCAACTCCAGTCCAACCCATCTTTATCACAGTGGAtccagagagagacggagtggaGGAAATGGCGAAGTATATCAAGGATTTCCATTCTCGCATGATCGGGTTGACTGGGACCCCAGAGCAGATCAAGGATTTGGGAAAGGCATTCCGAGTATACTACAGTGCTGGCCCCAAGGATGAAGACAATGACTACATTGTCGATCATACCATCATAATTTACCTTCTAAATCCAGATGGGCTTTTAACAGATTACTACAATCGCAGCAAAAATGACCAGGAAATTGCTGAGAGTATCCGCAGCCACATGAAGAACTATGTTGATCTCTTCAGTTGA